Within the Cetobacterium sp. 8H genome, the region TGGTCCAGCTATATGTAGATGGACCAAAATTAATAATAGTATAGCAAAAGGAGTTGCTATTGGAACCGCAAGCCATGCTGTTGGAACATCAAAAGCTATCGAAATTGGAGAGATAGAAGGAGCAATGTCAGGACTAGCCATAGGAATTGCAGGTATTATAACTGTATTTTTAATACCTATTTTAATTAATTTTATCTAAATGTATTTCTAAAAATTTAAAAACTTTATCTATATTTTCAGGAGTTGAAAACATTTTTTCTTCGTGTCCGTGATTTGCACCTTCTAAAAATTCAAAGAATACACTGTTTTTTCCTATAACAGAAATAAGTTTATCCGCAAAGTTTTTTCCTTGTAATGCAGGAATTATTTTATCTGAAGTTCCATGTTGAATGAAAAATACAGGTGCATCTTTCGTAATATAATTTTCAGGATTAGAAGTACTTACTAATTCTGGAACCTTAGTTATTTGTTCCCTCATTAAAAATGATTCAAAAGAATCAGGAGTACTATGTTTTTCTCCATTGATTCCCAGTATTTTCCATTGCTCATCCATCGCTAAAAAGTCAATAGGTCCAAACCAGTCTACAACAGCAGCAACACTTGGAGTTATATCAGGATTTCCTAAAGAAGGATCTTCAAGTTCTTTTATTGTGGGTGTAACACCAGCAAGAGCAGAGAGATGTCCACCAGCTGAACCACCCCATAGGACTATTTTATCCGGATTAATATTATATTTATCTGCATTTACTTTTAAATACTTAATTGCTGCTTTTACATCATTTATTTGTGCAGGCCATTTGGCTTCTGGACTAAGTCTATAATTAATAGAAGCTACAGCATATCCTCTATCTAAGCCAGAAAACATAGGGAATAATTGCTCATCATATTTATTACCTCCAAAGAAGGCTCCTCCATGAATATGAATAATAAGTGGATAAGGTTTATTTCCAGAATTAGGAAGATATAAATCTAACTTTTGTCTTTGTGATTTTGTAGCATAAGGTAAATCTATAAACTTATTTTTTATATTTTCACGAGTAGGCCCCTTTCCCAACATACCTTCACCTGAAGGTGGCCCTTGAATAACTGGTCCTTTCCAATCTTTAGGCATTTCATTTGCCTGTAAATTTAACCCGAAAGCAAATATAAATAATGAAGTTTTAATAATTTTATTTTTTATTTTCATAAAAACATACCCCCCTTTTCATTTAGTTGCATTTGCAACAATTTTGTTATAAATATATAGTATATTTTTATAATTATTTTGTCAATAAAAAAATACACCAACAAAAGTTGGTGTATTTTTGAATATTTAATTTTTATCTTATTTAGTTAGATATCTATTTAAAGATTCTATAGTTTTAAACAGTTCTCTTGTATCTAGTTTCTCATTTACAGTGTGAACACTTTCCATTCCCACTCCAATAATTATAGAATTGTAACCTCTTTCAGCGAATATATTACTATCTGATCCACCACCTATGATTTGAAGCTCAGTAGAAATTCCCATATCCTCATAAATCTTTGAAAACTCTTTAGCAAAAGCAAGATCATCTGTTGGTTTTAAAGTTGGAAAAACACAAATTTTTTCAAAAGAAAATTCTCCACCTAACTTTTCTACACTTTTTTTACAAGCATCTTCATAAGCAGTTAAAGTTTCTAAAATAGACTCTAAAGAGTGCCCTCTAACCTCTCCTGTCACAACACAAAGATCAGCTACCACATTACTTGGAAATTCTGAATGTATTGTCCCTAAGTTTGAAGTTGTAAGCTTATCTATTCTTCCTATATTCATAGCTGATATAGCTATTCCTGCAAGAGATATAGCATTAATTCCTTTTTCTGGTTCAATTCCTGCGTGAGCTTTTTTTCCTTTAAAGGTAATTTTAAAATCATATTTACTTGGAGCTGTATGAGCAATTAATCCAGCTCTTCCAGAGTTATCTATAACAATCATATTTTTTGCTGGAATCATATGACTTGGAACTTTTTCCCAATCTATATTTTTTGCTCCCAACATTCCATTCTCTTCACATGGAGTTAAAACAACATACACGTCCTCATGTTTTGATTCACTTTCAATTAGATTTTGTAAAGTTTCTAATATAGCAGCTATACCAGCTTTATCGTCTCCACCTAAAGTTGTAGTTTCATCTGTTTTTATAAAGTCTCCATCTATAATAGGAGCTATATTATTGCAAGGTTCTACTACATCCATATGAGCTGCTAAAGTAACTCCGTCTCCAACTATATTTCCTTTTAATTTTGCAAAGATTGTAGGTGCATTTCCACCATATTTTTCATAGCCTAAATCTAAATATACCTCAAGCCCTAATCTTTCTAAATACTTTATCAGGTATTCACTATATTCTTTCTCATTTAATGATGGCGAATATATCTTTACCATATCTATAAAATTATTAATAACTCTTTCCTTATTCATTACTTAACTTTCCCTTCCATTAATTTTTTAGCAAAAAGTATACTTGAAAATACTGATACTAAAGTAATTAAAAATGCTGGCTTTCCAGGTATGAACGTAACTATCTTTGTCATAGCAAAAGATATTGCTAGAGCAAATACTGCAACTTTAGGTGACTTTATAGCAAACTGTGCAAAAACTCCTCCAAAAAGACCCGGTATAACTAGAGTTAGTAATGACATGAAGCTCGGTGGAAGTTGACTTAATAGCGCTTGTCCAGCTAAAACTGATAACACTAAGAATACAATACCAATCCATATAGAAACTCCTATCCCTATTGTTCCCATGATAGAACCTTCTTCTGTTCCTGCAGGACACTCAGATGCTTCTTGAGCCGATATAGCCGCTGGTATTCTCATATTTACAAGGTTTCCTGATAAGAATCCCATATATAATCCAGCTCTACCTACAATTGGGTAATAACTGATTGGTTCACTAAAATAAAATGCTCCAGAAACAGAAGCTTGCGATATAGCTCCAGCTATAATAGCTGCAAGTCCTGGATTAAATCCAAAGTAAAAAGTCATAATAAGTGCTGGTAAAAGAGATGCAAATAATCCTAAAAGCATCGTACTTCTTCCAATTTTTGTAACATCATCAATGTATCTATTGTAAAT harbors:
- a CDS encoding M20/M25/M40 family metallo-hydrolase, whose translation is MNKERVINNFIDMVKIYSPSLNEKEYSEYLIKYLERLGLEVYLDLGYEKYGGNAPTIFAKLKGNIVGDGVTLAAHMDVVEPCNNIAPIIDGDFIKTDETTTLGGDDKAGIAAILETLQNLIESESKHEDVYVVLTPCEENGMLGAKNIDWEKVPSHMIPAKNMIVIDNSGRAGLIAHTAPSKYDFKITFKGKKAHAGIEPEKGINAISLAGIAISAMNIGRIDKLTTSNLGTIHSEFPSNVVADLCVVTGEVRGHSLESILETLTAYEDACKKSVEKLGGEFSFEKICVFPTLKPTDDLAFAKEFSKIYEDMGISTELQIIGGGSDSNIFAERGYNSIIIGVGMESVHTVNEKLDTRELFKTIESLNRYLTK
- a CDS encoding alpha/beta hydrolase is translated as MKIKNKIIKTSLFIFAFGLNLQANEMPKDWKGPVIQGPPSGEGMLGKGPTRENIKNKFIDLPYATKSQRQKLDLYLPNSGNKPYPLIIHIHGGAFFGGNKYDEQLFPMFSGLDRGYAVASINYRLSPEAKWPAQINDVKAAIKYLKVNADKYNINPDKIVLWGGSAGGHLSALAGVTPTIKELEDPSLGNPDITPSVAAVVDWFGPIDFLAMDEQWKILGINGEKHSTPDSFESFLMREQITKVPELVSTSNPENYITKDAPVFFIQHGTSDKIIPALQGKNFADKLISVIGKNSVFFEFLEGANHGHEEKMFSTPENIDKVFKFLEIHLDKIN